The Anolis carolinensis isolate JA03-04 chromosome 1, rAnoCar3.1.pri, whole genome shotgun sequence genome window below encodes:
- the pnrc1 gene encoding proline-rich nuclear receptor coactivator 1 produces MVTTTAPSPFLARLPLGAEGALQLPAAFFFQRLLRGDYSGDGGPAQVGHAGGGARPALKRVRRRRGKLRAGAASGLAQSRYQQYQQHRRSAAQETARGRHQAQPPSEPRLETTPTKEASKPLRKELFKNRLGKSENQPAHGMHLCEQSKTSRQRNKCNIPVNKVSATKKGENNFWQESVSPELIKKQEKKPLKTTENVKLKKTIFLTEASQKANYAGAKFSDPPSPSVLPKPPSHWVGSNAEYSDQNKEMMAVHLKTLLKVQA; encoded by the exons ATGGTGACCACCACGGCGCCCTCCCCTTTCCTGGCCCGCCTCCCGCtcggcgcggagggcgccctgcAGCTCCCGGCGGCCTTCTTCTTCCAGCGCCTCCTGAGGGGCGACTACAGCGGCGACGGTGGCCCTGCCCAGGTGGGGCATGCAGGAGGCGGCGCGCGGCCGGCGCTCAAGCGGGTGAGGCGGCGGAGGGGCAAGCTGCGCGCGGGCGCCGCCTCGGGCCTCGCGCAGAGCCGCTACCAGCAGTACCAGCAGCACCGACGGAGCGCCGCGCAGGAGACGGCGCGCGGACGCCACCAGGCCCAGCCCCCCTCAGAGCCGCGCTTGGAAACAACCCCCACTAAAGAGGCCAGCAAACCCCTCAGGAAAGAA ttgttCAAAAACAGATTGGGAAAGTCCGAAAATCAGCCTGCCCATGGTATGCATCTTTGTGAGCAATCAAAGACAAGCAGACAGAGGAACAAATGTAATATACCGGTAAACAAAGTCTCAGCTACAAAAAAAGGTGAAAATAACTTTTGGCAAGAATCTGTGTCGCCTGAACTCATTAAAAAGCAGGAAAAGAAGCCCCTGAAGACCACAGAAAATGTGAAACTGAAAAAAACCATCTTTCTGACTGAAGCCAGCCAAAAAGCAAACTATGCTGGGGCAAAATTTAGTGACCCTCCTTCACCCAGTGTCCTTCCAAAGCCTCCCAGTCACTGGGTAGGAAGCAATGCTGAATATTCTGACCAAAACAAGGAGATGATGGCAGTCCATCTAAAAACTCTGTTAAAAGTCCAAGCCTAG